The sequence TCGGTGCCACTGACCTCCCTTCTACGTCTCTCTCAGGTAAATTAAAATATCTTTCTTTTAGCTCGCCTTTCTGTTCGCTAAAACTTTTGCTTACAGTGTTTAACTCTCAGATGTTTTGTtgatgaaaaaaagaaaatttttgaacTTCAAAATGTCAACTTTTTTCACTGTTTTTTGTGAGTTTCGCAAATTAAGTCAGTTCTAGACCTAGTTAACGAAGAAGTGATACGGAGCATTTGTATAGATGACTAACTAATTTGGGATTGAGGTCTAGTTGATTGATTGGTTAATTAAAGATATCAGCTTATGTAGCGCAAGTTGTTGTTGTTTTGGTAATTTGCGTTTATGTGTTTCCTAGTTTTGTTGAAGGAggcttttttctttatttatttattgaaaagAATGCTAGTATTTGTTATTTATATGTTCGGTCCTCAAAATTACATTTGTTCCAACTTTCAAGAAACCTATAGATTTTTTTTCAATGTTAGTCTATGGAAGTTTATAGCTTGTGTTCAAACCCTACAACAACAGCAAACCCAGTCTAAtcggatagagaggctgtttcggTAGACCTTCGTCTCAAGGATGTGTGTTCAAACCCTACCGCTGAAAAAAGCCTGTGCACCATTGACCCTCGGAGATTTCTCGGTTAAATAAACAAAGTTTATAGCTTGGCTTTTTAGCTCGCTGAAATATTCTGTTGTTAAGATATCCTTTCCAAGAGTGATCTGAAGTTGTTAAGTAGCTGAGAAAGAAGTTATTGCCCTTTTTATATAAAACTGTTGTTAATCTTTTTGAAGAATAATGTTTTGGCTTATAAAGAAAGGGCGAATGGATAAGTAGCTGAGAAAGAAGTTATTACCCTTTTGTATATATAAAACTGGGCTTCCGTTGCTACTTAAGCTGAGTTATGACTTTGATAGCTATAAGACAAAAAATTGTTCTTGTTATAGTGTtcgatgcaaagtttgtgttcatGTTAGTGGAATACTGTTGTTTTCAGTGCTCAAATGGATGGCACGGCTTGATGAGAACTGTTTTGATGCAGGTGAAATCTTTGCATTCTAATGTTATATCAAACCAATCACTTGTTTGGAAAGTGAAAACAAGTTTGCTTGGTCAGTGTCATCCCCTTTAACCTTTTTCCTCCCGGTTAGTGATCGTCCCCTTTAACAATGGGAACACCAGAGACCTCTCGTGAACCTTGCCCTGACCGTATACTTGATGATGTTGGCGGTGCATTTGGTATGGGCGCTGTTGGAGGTGCAGCCTTCCACTTCATAAAAGGCACATACAACTCACCAAAAGGTGAGCGCTTGGTTGGTGCTACACAGGCAGTGCGCATGAATGCTCCTCGTATTGGTGGTAGTTTTGCTGTGTGGGGTGGACTGTTCTCCACGTTTGATTGTACAATGGTTTATCTCCGTCAGAAAGAAGATCCGTGGAACTCAATCATTgctggtgcagcaactggtggcTTTCTCCAGATGCGGCAGGGATTAGGTGCTGCTTCTAGATCAGCAATGTTTGGTGGAATTTTACTTGCGTTGATAGAGGGAGCTGGAATTATGTTGAATAAAGTCATGAGTGCTCCCCAGAATTTCCCGCCCATGGATGAGCCATTACCAAATGCCCCTGGTGTGCCTGGATATCCAACCGGGCAGCTGCCTGGTCAACCAATGGGGCAGCTTCCTGGTCAAGCTCCAGTAAGTATTGATGGCATGATGGCTGAATCTTCAGCACCGTCCTCTTCTTCCTCAAGTTCCTGGTTTGGAGGGCTTTTTGGGGGTGGAAAGAAGGAGGAGACAGCGACAAACAGTGGTAGCAAGACACAGGTTTTAGAGAGCTTTGATGCTCCTAGCCCACCTACCTTTGAATATAAATGAGTTGAAGACCTGAAATTCTTTGCAGGTTGGttaatgttattttctttattatttggATTCCTTATGTAGTATGAACCAGTATATTGATTTATCAGTGTGGCCAAGGTTTTGCTATGTTTCAAGGAAAGGATAGATTCCTGAATAAATGTCTTCCTTCAATAGCAATTATGTGCTCTAGTCTCTATAAAAACTGCGCCGGAGAAAGGAAATAAAATCTTGCTTTATATGCATTGACGTGTTCTTCAGAATGAAGATCACCATATAATTGAAACTTGTTATTGACTGCTTGCTAAGGTGTTGTGTCCTGTTAATTAGATGTGTTCTGATCTTGTATGTATTTgagagcctgtttggccaagcttctgggAGGTTAAAAGTATTTTTCCcccaaaaaagtactttttaaaaaatttaagttgTTTGGCCAAGACGGAGAAGTATTTTTGGCCAGTAGCAAAAGCAATTTTTCTGCTTTTTGGAAGAAgtcgaaaattaatttattcaagacaaaatTATCCTCACCATAAATATATGTTGTCCAAATTATCCCTTACTgatttaagttttttcttttcattttgtttttagttttcaccattcttttaaaattaaagatatcatatacatgaatcatattgtaactttccaaattctttattgacttttcttgtttttgattttttgtttgtgTAATGTCTTGTAACTttccaaattatttttcttttttcatactAAAGCATATTATCTATATGTTTCTTTGGATTATCAATTCTCTTCTTACAAATAATCATTTATAATTTCTTCTGTTATAGACTATTAGTTCAACAATCTTTAAAACAATTATCAAATCTAATTTGTGAAAATTACCTACAAATAACTAATAAATTTACAATTGCATCGCataatctatctatatattattaaaagaagaagaaaagccattcacattaagccaagtggcagcctCACAATAGGTCACTTGGCAATTTACGACAAAGTTAGGTTAGataataattagtttctttttgaatttaaatttaaaaaaaaaatcaaattatacattatgtgttgttaataattagttactctttttgaatttgaatttaaacatacttaactattttttttatgaaaataatttttgtatatatatttaaaattattttctattttacGTTTAATGCCATTTCTCAAGTTTAACACTCAGAATCATCTAGTTACAACGACCATGGCTATACAAAATTTCACCCGACAATATTCTTCTACCAATAAAGAATTCAACTATTATGCTAATGAAGACATTACTTCAGAGATTGAGGAGATGAGCCTTCTGGTATTCCTTTAGAAATGCAAGACAGTCTACTAATATGGAGACGTTGTGTGATAGAAGTAGAGATGAAATTGTTGAGAAATGTTATCATGTTTGAGTgattttacttattatttcatgTGGATTATCAATATATAGTAATTTGTGAAATAGACTTCTAATTCATAATGGATgatgtattttaattatttaaatcatCATGTAACAATAAGTTATTATACTAGATAATATTATATACTTTGGTATAACTATATATGTAAAATTGATTCAAATCTTTAATATATATGTTTACTTTATGtttcatattttaattaaataaaataaaaataataaaagtatcttacgataaatatttaagtttatttttctctttaaaataattataagaccTTGGTACTATCTTTTTTGGTAATTTGACACACAAAATCACTTTTTAGAaaaattggccaaacacaatttgtttatcaaatgTTGCAAAAAGTACTTCGTAAAtgaattagtcaaacacaaacttttttttttcttttcaaaagtacttttggaaaacgtacttctaaaaaaaattacttttcaaaataagcagattttggtagcttggccaaataggctcCGAATCTTGTAGGTTTTGCAATTCTTGAATttattattgaacatgtattataTCCCTAAAATAAACTTTGATTTACCTGTAGAAAACTGTACTAATCTCTCTGAGATGCCTCATCGTTGGTGCCTGCACTATAACTCTGTGCCATATTGGTATATTATGCGGGTGTAATATAGGAATAACTTGTGGCCCTTAGGGCCTTGGTCTAGTGGTAAAAGCGCAATATGTGATGTGTGGATTGGGCACACATCATAGTTTCGAACTCTGCCACAGACAAAAGCTTGGTATTCAAGTGGAGTAGGGATGATGGGAGGGCACATTATCCACCGAGTTCTAAACCGTGCACCACCGGTTCCCAAGGATTTCCTGGTTATAAACAATTATAGGAAATACTTATATGTGACACGAGTTTGTTATTTCTTAAAAAGGGAGAATAACATACATAACTAATTATACACTTGCTCATTTTTGGATTATCTTGAAGTAGAAATGGGAGCTATGATtagttccttttctttttgtgaGGTAAATAATTCAATTGATGCGGGACAACTCATGTGCAAGCAATATACCAAAGTAGAGGGCCTACACCAAAATGCCGTTCTCTACAAAAAAAACTGTCAATCTTCTATACACGGATCAATCTACAAAATGCTTAGACTAACAGGGACCTCAT is a genomic window of Nicotiana tabacum cultivar K326 chromosome 16, ASM71507v2, whole genome shotgun sequence containing:
- the LOC107806706 gene encoding mitochondrial import inner membrane translocase subunit TIM17-2, which encodes MGTPETSREPCPDRILDDVGGAFGMGAVGGAAFHFIKGTYNSPKGERLVGATQAVRMNAPRIGGSFAVWGGLFSTFDCTMVYLRQKEDPWNSIIAGAATGGFLQMRQGLGAASRSAMFGGILLALIEGAGIMLNKVMSAPQNFPPMDEPLPNAPGVPGYPTGQLPGQPMGQLPGQAPVSIDGMMAESSAPSSSSSSSWFGGLFGGGKKEETATNSGSKTQVLESFDAPSPPTFEYK